The following proteins are encoded in a genomic region of Phycodurus eques isolate BA_2022a chromosome 11, UOR_Pequ_1.1, whole genome shotgun sequence:
- the cpeb3 gene encoding cytoplasmic polyadenylation element-binding protein 3 isoform X1 produces MQDDLLMDTNTAQAHHRQDPTQIDPPPSPTPPLEPSSSSPGSESPSTGSSTTDKVSMESPILPGLNFHRQPQETEGPISSPSSSFGSTWSTGNTDVVDESFFRGIPSVNGTMLFQNFPHHVNAVFGSHFSPQMGLGPQSQSQRHQQPAQQPQHRSPLSPGRGPYPQRNAYQTIAKGSSSAVSSPAWNNHQNAGWSTGSNHPWSGLQAGRDPRRALSSPVSPISPMKKPYGSNVIAPPKFPRPGPLTPKAWNEDGAFRTDSNLLPFQDRNRPLDTFSLHSLENSLMELIRTDHDKGRMGINFHHPGTEHIMPLNSRSFGRRRACCPPHLSSPPTVGRSYLFPFEDGFLDDGHGDLSLPPGLNSPTHCQNGERMERYSRKVFVGGLPPDIDEDEITNSFRRYGHLLVDWPHKAESKSYFPPKGYAFLLFQEETSVQALIDACIEEDSKLYLCVSSPTIKDKPVQIRPWNLSDSDFVMDGSQPLDPRKTIFVGGVPRPLRAVELAMIMDRLYGGVCYAGIDTDPELKYPKGAGRVAFSNQQSYIAAISARFVQLQHNDIDKRVEVKPYVLDDQMCDECQGVRCGGKFAPFFCANVTCLQYYCEYCWASIHSRAGREFHKPLVKEGGDRPRHVSFRWS; encoded by the exons ATGCAGGATGATTTACTGATGGACACAAACACAGCCCAGGCTCACCATCGGCAAGATCCGACGCAAATAGaccctcccccctccccgacCCCGCCACTGGAGCCCTCTTCCTCATCACCGGGGTCGGAGAGTCCGTCGACCGGGAGCAGCACTACGGACAAAGTGTCCATGGAGTCACCGATCCTGCCAGGGTTGAACTTCCACCGGCAGCCACAGGAGACGGAAGGTCCCATTTCCTCCCCGTCCTCCTCTTTCGGAAGCACTTGGTCCACGGGGAACACCGACGTGGTGGACGAAAGCTTTTTCCGGGGAATACCTTCCGTGAACGGGACGATGCTTTTCCAGAACTTCCCCCACCACGTCAACGCGGTCTTCGGGAGTCACTTCTCCCCGCAGATGGGACTCGGCCCCCAGTCTCAATCTCAACGGCATCAACAACCGGCGCAGCAGCCCCAGCACAGATCCCCGCTCAGCCCCGGCCGAGGCCCCTACCCCCAGAGAAACGCTTATCAGACCATCGCTAAAGGGTCCTCTTCCGCCGTATCGTCACCGGCTTGGAATAATCACCAAAACGCCGGGTGGAGCACCGGCTCCAACCACCCTTGGAGCGGGCTGCAGGCAGGCAGGGACCCACGCAGAGCTCTTTCCTCTCCTGTGAGCCCAATTTCCCCCATGAAAAAACCTTACGGCAGCAATGTTATCGCACCGCCGAAATTTCCAAGACCCGGGCCCCTCACCCCCAAGGCCTGGAACGAGGACGGGGCCTTCAGGACTGACAGCAATTTGCTACCTTTCCAG GACCGGAATAGGCCCTTGGATACGTTTAGCTTGCACTCTTTGGAGAATTCCTTAATGGAATTGATAAGGACTGACCACGACAAAG GACGTATGGGCATTAACTTCCATCATCCTGGAACCGAACACATAATGCCACTGAACA GCCGGAGCTTTGGCCGCAGAAGAG CCTGCTGTCCTCCTCACCTTTCCTCTCCTCCTACTGTAGGTCGTTCCTACCTTTTTCCCTTTGAAGATGGCTTCCTTGACGATGGCCACGGTGACCTTTCCTTGCCCCCCGGCCTGAACTCTCCAACCCACTGTCAGAATGGAGAGCGGATGGAGCGCTACTCCCGCAAGGTCTTTGTTGGAGGCCTACCCCCAGATATAGATGAAG ATGAGATCACCAACAGTTTCCGTCGCTATGGACACCTGTTAGTTGACTGGCCCCACAAAGCTGAGAGCAAATCCTACTTCCCGCCGAAAG GTTATGCCTTCCTACTGTTCCAAGAAGAGACCTCTGTTCAGGCCTTGATTGACGCCTGTATCGAGGAGGACAGCAAGCTCTACCTGTGCGTGTCCAGTCCCACCATCAAAGACAAGCCG GTCCAGATCCGTCCATGGAACCTGAGCGACAGTGACTTCGTCATGGATGGCTCCCAGCCTTTGGACCCCCGCAAGACCATCTTTGTAGGGGGAGTACCCCGGCCTTTGCGTGCAG TGGAGCTGGCAATGATCATGGATCGGTTGTACGGAGGTGTTTGCTACGCCGGCATCGACACCGACCCGGAGCTCAAATACCCGAAAGGGGCCGGGCGCGTGGCCTTCTCCAATCAGCAGAGCTACATCGCTGCCATCAGCGCTCGCTTCGTTCAGCTGCAGCACAATGACATCGACAAAAGG GTGGAGGTGAAGCCGTACGTGCTGGACGATCAGATGTGCGATGAGTGCCAGGGGGTGCGCTGCGGGGGGAAGTTTGCGCCGTTCTTCTGTGCCAACGTCACGTGTCTGCAGTACTACTGCGAGTACTGCTGGGCCAGCATTCACTCGCGAGCAGGCCGAGAGTTCCACAAGCCCCTGGTGAAGGAGGGAGGCGACCGCCCTCGACACGTGTCCTTCCGCTGGAGCTGA
- the cpeb3 gene encoding cytoplasmic polyadenylation element-binding protein 3 isoform X2, translating into MQDDLLMDTNTAQAHHRQDPTQIDPPPSPTPPLEPSSSSPGSESPSTGSSTTDKVSMESPILPGLNFHRQPQETEGPISSPSSSFGSTWSTGNTDVVDESFFRGIPSVNGTMLFQNFPHHVNAVFGSHFSPQMGLGPQSQSQRHQQPAQQPQHRSPLSPGRGPYPQRNAYQTIAKGSSSAVSSPAWNNHQNAGWSTGSNHPWSGLQAGRDPRRALSSPVSPISPMKKPYGSNVIAPPKFPRPGPLTPKAWNEDGAFRTDSNLLPFQDRNRPLDTFSLHSLENSLMELIRTDHDKGRMGINFHHPGTEHIMPLNSRSFGRRRGRSYLFPFEDGFLDDGHGDLSLPPGLNSPTHCQNGERMERYSRKVFVGGLPPDIDEDEITNSFRRYGHLLVDWPHKAESKSYFPPKGYAFLLFQEETSVQALIDACIEEDSKLYLCVSSPTIKDKPVQIRPWNLSDSDFVMDGSQPLDPRKTIFVGGVPRPLRAVELAMIMDRLYGGVCYAGIDTDPELKYPKGAGRVAFSNQQSYIAAISARFVQLQHNDIDKRVEVKPYVLDDQMCDECQGVRCGGKFAPFFCANVTCLQYYCEYCWASIHSRAGREFHKPLVKEGGDRPRHVSFRWS; encoded by the exons ATGCAGGATGATTTACTGATGGACACAAACACAGCCCAGGCTCACCATCGGCAAGATCCGACGCAAATAGaccctcccccctccccgacCCCGCCACTGGAGCCCTCTTCCTCATCACCGGGGTCGGAGAGTCCGTCGACCGGGAGCAGCACTACGGACAAAGTGTCCATGGAGTCACCGATCCTGCCAGGGTTGAACTTCCACCGGCAGCCACAGGAGACGGAAGGTCCCATTTCCTCCCCGTCCTCCTCTTTCGGAAGCACTTGGTCCACGGGGAACACCGACGTGGTGGACGAAAGCTTTTTCCGGGGAATACCTTCCGTGAACGGGACGATGCTTTTCCAGAACTTCCCCCACCACGTCAACGCGGTCTTCGGGAGTCACTTCTCCCCGCAGATGGGACTCGGCCCCCAGTCTCAATCTCAACGGCATCAACAACCGGCGCAGCAGCCCCAGCACAGATCCCCGCTCAGCCCCGGCCGAGGCCCCTACCCCCAGAGAAACGCTTATCAGACCATCGCTAAAGGGTCCTCTTCCGCCGTATCGTCACCGGCTTGGAATAATCACCAAAACGCCGGGTGGAGCACCGGCTCCAACCACCCTTGGAGCGGGCTGCAGGCAGGCAGGGACCCACGCAGAGCTCTTTCCTCTCCTGTGAGCCCAATTTCCCCCATGAAAAAACCTTACGGCAGCAATGTTATCGCACCGCCGAAATTTCCAAGACCCGGGCCCCTCACCCCCAAGGCCTGGAACGAGGACGGGGCCTTCAGGACTGACAGCAATTTGCTACCTTTCCAG GACCGGAATAGGCCCTTGGATACGTTTAGCTTGCACTCTTTGGAGAATTCCTTAATGGAATTGATAAGGACTGACCACGACAAAG GACGTATGGGCATTAACTTCCATCATCCTGGAACCGAACACATAATGCCACTGAACA GCCGGAGCTTTGGCCGCAGAAGAG GTCGTTCCTACCTTTTTCCCTTTGAAGATGGCTTCCTTGACGATGGCCACGGTGACCTTTCCTTGCCCCCCGGCCTGAACTCTCCAACCCACTGTCAGAATGGAGAGCGGATGGAGCGCTACTCCCGCAAGGTCTTTGTTGGAGGCCTACCCCCAGATATAGATGAAG ATGAGATCACCAACAGTTTCCGTCGCTATGGACACCTGTTAGTTGACTGGCCCCACAAAGCTGAGAGCAAATCCTACTTCCCGCCGAAAG GTTATGCCTTCCTACTGTTCCAAGAAGAGACCTCTGTTCAGGCCTTGATTGACGCCTGTATCGAGGAGGACAGCAAGCTCTACCTGTGCGTGTCCAGTCCCACCATCAAAGACAAGCCG GTCCAGATCCGTCCATGGAACCTGAGCGACAGTGACTTCGTCATGGATGGCTCCCAGCCTTTGGACCCCCGCAAGACCATCTTTGTAGGGGGAGTACCCCGGCCTTTGCGTGCAG TGGAGCTGGCAATGATCATGGATCGGTTGTACGGAGGTGTTTGCTACGCCGGCATCGACACCGACCCGGAGCTCAAATACCCGAAAGGGGCCGGGCGCGTGGCCTTCTCCAATCAGCAGAGCTACATCGCTGCCATCAGCGCTCGCTTCGTTCAGCTGCAGCACAATGACATCGACAAAAGG GTGGAGGTGAAGCCGTACGTGCTGGACGATCAGATGTGCGATGAGTGCCAGGGGGTGCGCTGCGGGGGGAAGTTTGCGCCGTTCTTCTGTGCCAACGTCACGTGTCTGCAGTACTACTGCGAGTACTGCTGGGCCAGCATTCACTCGCGAGCAGGCCGAGAGTTCCACAAGCCCCTGGTGAAGGAGGGAGGCGACCGCCCTCGACACGTGTCCTTCCGCTGGAGCTGA
- the cpeb3 gene encoding cytoplasmic polyadenylation element-binding protein 3 isoform X3, with product MQDDLLMDTNTAQAHHRQDPTQIDPPPSPTPPLEPSSSSPGSESPSTGSSTTDKVSMESPILPGLNFHRQPQETEGPISSPSSSFGSTWSTGNTDVVDESFFRGIPSVNGTMLFQNFPHHVNAVFGSHFSPQMGLGPQSQSQRHQQPAQQPQHRSPLSPGRGPYPQRNAYQTIAKGSSSAVSSPAWNNHQNAGWSTGSNHPWSGLQAGRDPRRALSSPVSPISPMKKPYGSNVIAPPKFPRPGPLTPKAWNEDGAFRTDSNLLPFQDRNRPLDTFSLHSLENSLMELIRTDHDKGRMGINFHHPGTEHIMPLNSRSYLFPFEDGFLDDGHGDLSLPPGLNSPTHCQNGERMERYSRKVFVGGLPPDIDEDEITNSFRRYGHLLVDWPHKAESKSYFPPKGYAFLLFQEETSVQALIDACIEEDSKLYLCVSSPTIKDKPVQIRPWNLSDSDFVMDGSQPLDPRKTIFVGGVPRPLRAVELAMIMDRLYGGVCYAGIDTDPELKYPKGAGRVAFSNQQSYIAAISARFVQLQHNDIDKRVEVKPYVLDDQMCDECQGVRCGGKFAPFFCANVTCLQYYCEYCWASIHSRAGREFHKPLVKEGGDRPRHVSFRWS from the exons ATGCAGGATGATTTACTGATGGACACAAACACAGCCCAGGCTCACCATCGGCAAGATCCGACGCAAATAGaccctcccccctccccgacCCCGCCACTGGAGCCCTCTTCCTCATCACCGGGGTCGGAGAGTCCGTCGACCGGGAGCAGCACTACGGACAAAGTGTCCATGGAGTCACCGATCCTGCCAGGGTTGAACTTCCACCGGCAGCCACAGGAGACGGAAGGTCCCATTTCCTCCCCGTCCTCCTCTTTCGGAAGCACTTGGTCCACGGGGAACACCGACGTGGTGGACGAAAGCTTTTTCCGGGGAATACCTTCCGTGAACGGGACGATGCTTTTCCAGAACTTCCCCCACCACGTCAACGCGGTCTTCGGGAGTCACTTCTCCCCGCAGATGGGACTCGGCCCCCAGTCTCAATCTCAACGGCATCAACAACCGGCGCAGCAGCCCCAGCACAGATCCCCGCTCAGCCCCGGCCGAGGCCCCTACCCCCAGAGAAACGCTTATCAGACCATCGCTAAAGGGTCCTCTTCCGCCGTATCGTCACCGGCTTGGAATAATCACCAAAACGCCGGGTGGAGCACCGGCTCCAACCACCCTTGGAGCGGGCTGCAGGCAGGCAGGGACCCACGCAGAGCTCTTTCCTCTCCTGTGAGCCCAATTTCCCCCATGAAAAAACCTTACGGCAGCAATGTTATCGCACCGCCGAAATTTCCAAGACCCGGGCCCCTCACCCCCAAGGCCTGGAACGAGGACGGGGCCTTCAGGACTGACAGCAATTTGCTACCTTTCCAG GACCGGAATAGGCCCTTGGATACGTTTAGCTTGCACTCTTTGGAGAATTCCTTAATGGAATTGATAAGGACTGACCACGACAAAG GACGTATGGGCATTAACTTCCATCATCCTGGAACCGAACACATAATGCCACTGAACA GTCGTTCCTACCTTTTTCCCTTTGAAGATGGCTTCCTTGACGATGGCCACGGTGACCTTTCCTTGCCCCCCGGCCTGAACTCTCCAACCCACTGTCAGAATGGAGAGCGGATGGAGCGCTACTCCCGCAAGGTCTTTGTTGGAGGCCTACCCCCAGATATAGATGAAG ATGAGATCACCAACAGTTTCCGTCGCTATGGACACCTGTTAGTTGACTGGCCCCACAAAGCTGAGAGCAAATCCTACTTCCCGCCGAAAG GTTATGCCTTCCTACTGTTCCAAGAAGAGACCTCTGTTCAGGCCTTGATTGACGCCTGTATCGAGGAGGACAGCAAGCTCTACCTGTGCGTGTCCAGTCCCACCATCAAAGACAAGCCG GTCCAGATCCGTCCATGGAACCTGAGCGACAGTGACTTCGTCATGGATGGCTCCCAGCCTTTGGACCCCCGCAAGACCATCTTTGTAGGGGGAGTACCCCGGCCTTTGCGTGCAG TGGAGCTGGCAATGATCATGGATCGGTTGTACGGAGGTGTTTGCTACGCCGGCATCGACACCGACCCGGAGCTCAAATACCCGAAAGGGGCCGGGCGCGTGGCCTTCTCCAATCAGCAGAGCTACATCGCTGCCATCAGCGCTCGCTTCGTTCAGCTGCAGCACAATGACATCGACAAAAGG GTGGAGGTGAAGCCGTACGTGCTGGACGATCAGATGTGCGATGAGTGCCAGGGGGTGCGCTGCGGGGGGAAGTTTGCGCCGTTCTTCTGTGCCAACGTCACGTGTCTGCAGTACTACTGCGAGTACTGCTGGGCCAGCATTCACTCGCGAGCAGGCCGAGAGTTCCACAAGCCCCTGGTGAAGGAGGGAGGCGACCGCCCTCGACACGTGTCCTTCCGCTGGAGCTGA